One window from the genome of Artemia franciscana chromosome 12, ASM3288406v1, whole genome shotgun sequence encodes:
- the LOC136033673 gene encoding inactive selenide, water dikinase-like protein, translated as MRFIIGKIACANVLSDLFAMGVTECDNMLMLLGVSTKMTEKERDVVVPLMMRGFKDCATEAGSTVTGGQTVMNPWLKIGGVATTVCQPNEFIVPDNAMVGDVLVLTKPLGTQVEVNAHQWLDIPERWNRIKLCVSEEDVRKAYLRAMDSMARLNRIAARLMHKYNAHGLLGHAQNLAANQKNEVAFVIHNLPIIAKMAAVAKACGNMFQLGQGLSAETSGGLLIALPREQAAAYCKDIEKQEGYQAWIIGIVEKGSRTARIIDKPRIIEVPAKDKEGELW; from the exons ATGAGATTTATTATAGGCAAAATCGCATGTGCGAATGTTCTTAGTGATCTTTTTGCAATGGGTGTGACCGAATGTGACAATATGCTTATGCTTCTTGGTGTTTCTACAAAAATGACGGAAAAAGAACGAGACGTCGTCGTCCCCCTCATGATGAGAGGCTTCAAG gaTTGTGCCACTGAGGCTGGTTCAACTGTAACTGGTGGTCAGACTGTAATGAACCCTTGGTTAAAAATTGGTGGAGTTGCAACAACTGTTTGTCAACCGAATGAATTCATAGT gCCTGATAATGCAATGGTTGGTGACGTCCTGGTATTAACAAAGCCTCTAGGAACCCAAGTAGAAGTTAATGCTCATCAATGGTTAGACATTCCAGAACGGTGGAACAGGATTAAGCTCTGTGTATCGGAAGAAGATGTTCGAAAAGCCTATTTGAGGGCGATGGACTCTATGGCACGGCTTAATAggattg CTGCCCGACTAATGCACAAATATAATGCCCATGGGCTCCTTGGTCACGCCCAAAACTTGGCTGCTAACCAGAAAAACGAAGTGGCATTCGTAATCCATAATTTACCAATAATCGCCAAAATGGCTGCCGTCGCAAAAGCTTGTGGTAATATGTTCCAGCTGGGGCAAGGTTTGAGCGCCGAAACTTCTGGCGGGCTGCTAATAGCCCTTCCTCGTGAACAAGCTGCAGCCTACTGCAAAGATATTGAGAAACAGGAGGGATATCAGGCTTGGATTATTGGTATTGTGGAGAAAGGGAGTAGAACCGCTAGAATCATTGACAAACCTCGAATAATTGAAGTACCAGCAAAAGATAAGGAGGGGGAACTATGGTAG
- the LOC136033675 gene encoding vesicle-trafficking protein SEC22b-like yields MVLSTVIARISDGLPLAASVQDDEQGRSLVDYQNQAKMLMKKLDARGPERCSIETPPFIFHYLIKDEVCYLVLSEKTFSRKLAFSYLDDLQQEFSSQYGRKVATVSRPYSFIEFDNYIQKAKKTYIDPRARRNLGTLNNELLNVQKIMVQNIDDVLQRGTLLSELDNKAQNLATLSTNYKKDARHLNRQSTIFMIGGTCFVLFFLWWLFF; encoded by the coding sequence ATGGTTCTTAGTACAGTAATTGCTAGAATATCTGATGGGCTGCCTCTGGCAGCATCAGTGCAGGATGATGAACAGGGTAGGAGTTTAGTTGACTATCAGAACCAGGCAAAAATGTTGATGAAGAAGTTAGATGCTCGTGGTCCAGAGAGATGTTCAATTGAAACCCCTCCTTTTATATTCCACTATTTAATCAAAGATGAGGTGTGCTACCTAGTGTTGTCCGAGAAAACATTTTCACGTAAACTAGCATTTTCATATCTGGATGATCTGCAGCAAGAATTTAGCTCTCAATATGGTAGAAAAGTTGCCACTGTTTCTAGGCCAtattcttttattgaatttgacAATTATATACAAAAGGCGAAGAAAACCTACATAGATCCCCGTGCGAGAAGAAATCTTGGAACCTTAAACAACGAACTTTTAAATGTCCAGAAAATTATGGTTCAAAATATTGACGATGTTTTGCAACGAGGAACACTTTTGTCTGAACTTGACAACAAAGCTCAGAATTTGGCCACACTGTCGACCAACTACAAAAAAGATGCACGACACTTAAACCGTCAGTCTACAATTTTTATGATTGGTGGCACAtgctttgttttgttctttttgtggtggcttttcttttaa